The DNA sequence AGGGAAAGGAAGATTATAATCGATATCGTGTCAGTGAACATGACCGTGAAAGAAGTCGTAATCTTGAGTTTGAACGAGGTAAGGAGCGAGATGCCAGAATTAGACATGATATCAAAGAGAGAGGAGTTGTAAATAGTGGTTACCATTCTTCTAGTAACACAGGGAGCAGTAGTAGTGGTAGCCGGCGACGAGGTTTTCCTGTTAGAATGGCAGACCGTGAACCTGGTGAGCTTTCAAGTGAGAGTGGATCTGATGGTGCAATTGCATATGAATCGCTGGTTAAGGATGTAGAGGTTTCGGGTAATGAAAATGGTGTTAGGTCTCCTTCAGGTAAGAAGAGAAAGTTCTCGCCGATTGTGTGGgacagagaagagaaggagtTGAGCACTTCTAAAGATAGAATTGTTCAAACGAGTGCACATCCTCCACTGCAGAATAAATCCTCCCATCAGTCGCCAATTATTGCTCCTGATGGGTCTGTGCAGATTTCTCCCATCAGACATAACCACTTGCAAAACTCGCCAAATATTGTTCCTGATGGGGCTGTGCAGATTTCTCCTGTCAAACACCATGTGCAAAACTCAGAGCCTTCACCCGTCAAACCTTCAGTACCATCTGGCTCAGTGTGGTCTGCTGCATCTGAATCATCAGCAGGATTATCTTTGTCACCACATGAGCAGCATTGGAGCAATGATAGAGAACTGGGGCAGTTGGAAGAGGAAGACTTTGTTCCAATGCGTAATATTTCATCATCCCGATGGGCAGATGAAGGAAATTCTCCTGCGGATGAAGGTGAAATATCTGATGATAAAGACATGCCTAAGAGGAGGAAAAGGACAACTGCATCTGAGACATTTGCCACCAGGTTCAATCCAAAGACATCAAGTCCTGTGCTTGGAGAACTCACTAGAGAAGGTTCTGAAGGAGCTAGAGCAAAATCATCCAGCTCTAATGATGGAGGACATCATGTTTCCTCTGTAGATGAACATGGAGAAGATGAGGTGGATAATAATGATTATATGGACATTGATGAGGAAAATGATTGCAAAAATGTCAGTGATTATCAATCAGATATAGATTCTGGAAGGAAAGATGACTGCTGCAAAACACCAGATCCTCCAATTCCACCACAGAGAAACATAAATATGCTTCAGGGGTGTAGGAGTGTCGATGTATTTGAGTGGCTCAACAAGATTGATGAAGGTACTTATGGAGTTGTATATAGAGCCAAGGATAAGAAGACGGGGGATATTGTAGCATTGAAAAAGGttaagatggagaaagaaagagaaggtttCCCATTGACCTCCTTGAGGGAAATAAACATTCTTCTGTCATTTCATCATTCATCAATTGTAGATGTTAAAGAAGTTGTTGTAGGTAGCAATCTTGATAGTATTTTTATGGTAATGCAATATATGGAACATGATCTCAAAGGGCTGATGGAAACGATGAAGCAGCCTTTTAGTCAGAGTGAAGTTAAATGCTTGATGCTACAGCTGTTGGAGGGTGTCAAATACCTCCATGACAACTGGGTTCTTCATAGGGATCTGAAGACATCAAATATTCTTTTGAATAACCAGGGTGAGTTGAAGATATGTGATTTTGGCCTTTCTCGTCAATATGGAAGCCCATTGAAGCCGTATACTCATTTGGTGGTCACTCTTTGGTACAGGTGAGCATTAAACTTTTCTTCAGACCatgtttatttcattttttttttaatagt is a window from the Macadamia integrifolia cultivar HAES 741 chromosome 5, SCU_Mint_v3, whole genome shotgun sequence genome containing:
- the LOC122079505 gene encoding cyclin-dependent kinase G-2-like produces the protein MAAGKHGGYRENEFRDRESDPEVSRWRKDFYKGKEDYNRYRVSEHDRERSRNLEFERGKERDARIRHDIKERGVVNSGYHSSSNTGSSSSGSRRRGFPVRMADREPGELSSESGSDGAIAYESLVKDVEVSGNENGVRSPSGKKRKFSPIVWDREEKELSTSKDRIVQTSAHPPLQNKSSHQSPIIAPDGSVQISPIRHNHLQNSPNIVPDGAVQISPVKHHVQNSEPSPVKPSVPSGSVWSAASESSAGLSLSPHEQHWSNDRELGQLEEEDFVPMRNISSSRWADEGNSPADEGEISDDKDMPKRRKRTTASETFATRFNPKTSSPVLGELTREGSEGARAKSSSSNDGGHHVSSVDEHGEDEVDNNDYMDIDEENDCKNVSDYQSDIDSGRKDDCCKTPDPPIPPQRNINMLQGCRSVDVFEWLNKIDEGTYGVVYRAKDKKTGDIVALKKVKMEKEREGFPLTSLREINILLSFHHSSIVDVKEVVVGSNLDSIFMVMQYMEHDLKGLMETMKQPFSQSEVKCLMLQLLEGVKYLHDNWVLHRDLKTSNILLNNQGELKICDFGLSRQYGSPLKPYTHLVVTLWYRAPELLLGAKQYSTAVDMWSLGCIMAELLAKEPLFPGKTEVDQIDKIFKTLGTPNETSWPGFSKLRGVKVNFVKHQSNILRKKFPATCFTGSPILSDAGYDLLIKLLAYDPEKRITAEDALNHEWFHEVPLPKSKDFMPTFPAQHAKDRRLRRIMKSPDPLEEQRRKELQNGELGTGGLFG